One Paracoccus liaowanqingii genomic region harbors:
- a CDS encoding ferredoxin reductase family protein encodes MSTTDPAGTHPARHVRPEDHDRAVWLRAGAWLALAAGLLALPFIVILMGDPPAARGLTRDLSLGLGFATLSLAGMQFALTGRLKPLLHPFGADIVVVFHRFLSWGLVALMLGHFGMLYIWHKDDLGVLNPLQAELHMTAGRVAMGCFLALVVSSEFRKRLKLDYLWWRYLHVALAITGFGMAIWHVLGAGHFTGQDGTRGLWLAATLAWLGLLLWTRLLRPWQQSRNPWRVTENRDEGDGVHTLVLAPEGKPLRGWRPGQFAWLAIGNSPFALREHPFTISTAPDKGNHVRFSIKPLGDDSKRLSQTPVGARAWVDGPYGTFSVDREADAGGFVMIAGGVGVTPVIANLHALQERRDPRPVILLYANDDWDQIAFRDQLARIAQDIDLRVTHVIKTPPDGGDWPPEDHVTRDGMIDAAALADLLPPESRDWPHMLCGPPPMLDAVRTALLQMGVPRRRIDSEIFEMV; translated from the coding sequence ATGAGCACAACCGACCCCGCCGGGACCCATCCCGCCCGCCATGTCCGCCCCGAGGATCACGACCGCGCCGTCTGGCTGCGCGCCGGGGCGTGGCTGGCACTGGCGGCGGGGCTGCTGGCGCTGCCCTTCATCGTCATCCTGATGGGCGACCCGCCCGCCGCGCGGGGTCTGACGCGCGACCTGTCCCTGGGCCTGGGCTTTGCCACCCTGTCGCTGGCGGGGATGCAGTTCGCGCTGACCGGACGGCTGAAGCCGCTGTTGCATCCTTTCGGCGCCGACATCGTGGTGGTGTTCCACCGCTTCCTGTCCTGGGGGCTGGTGGCGCTGATGCTGGGGCATTTCGGCATGCTCTACATCTGGCACAAGGACGATCTGGGCGTGCTGAACCCGCTGCAGGCGGAACTGCATATGACCGCCGGGCGCGTGGCGATGGGCTGCTTCCTGGCGCTGGTCGTCAGTTCCGAGTTCCGCAAGCGGCTGAAGCTGGACTATCTGTGGTGGCGGTACCTGCATGTCGCGCTGGCGATCACCGGCTTCGGCATGGCGATCTGGCATGTGCTGGGCGCGGGGCATTTCACCGGCCAGGACGGCACGCGCGGGCTGTGGCTGGCGGCGACGCTGGCGTGGCTGGGGCTGCTCCTCTGGACACGCCTGCTGCGCCCGTGGCAGCAATCGCGCAACCCTTGGCGCGTGACCGAGAACCGCGACGAGGGCGACGGCGTCCATACGCTGGTCCTGGCCCCCGAGGGCAAGCCGCTGCGCGGCTGGCGCCCGGGGCAGTTCGCGTGGCTGGCCATTGGCAACAGCCCCTTCGCGCTGCGCGAACACCCCTTCACCATCTCGACCGCGCCCGACAAGGGCAACCATGTGCGCTTTTCCATCAAGCCCCTGGGCGATGACAGCAAGCGTCTGTCGCAGACGCCGGTCGGCGCGCGGGCCTGGGTCGACGGCCCCTATGGCACCTTCTCGGTCGACCGCGAGGCCGATGCGGGCGGCTTCGTGATGATCGCGGGCGGGGTCGGGGTGACGCCGGTCATCGCCAACCTGCATGCGCTGCAGGAACGCCGCGACCCGCGCCCGGTGATCCTGCTTTATGCCAACGACGATTGGGACCAGATCGCCTTCCGCGACCAGCTGGCCCGGATCGCGCAGGACATCGACCTGCGCGTGACCCATGTGATCAAGACCCCGCCCGATGGCGGCGACTGGCCGCCCGAGGATCACGTGACGCGCGACGGCATGATCGATGCCGCGGCCCTGGCCGATCTGCTGCCCCCCGAAAGCCGCGACTGGCCGCACATGCTGTGCGGGCCCCCGCCGATGCTGGACGCCGTCCGCACCGCCCTGCTGCAGATGGGCGTGCCACGCCGCCGCATCGACAGCGAAATCTTCGAGATGGTCTGA
- a CDS encoding mechanosensitive ion channel family protein — MDRWTETALIFLVALGLSWLGWLVIQRVVLRLISRRSDFWGPLLARTRMAVQLALIIVGLSLAARIAPLTVDQTATLRHVLLLSFIACLTMVARAALQIWVALHLRRFRMDVEDNLLARKHVTQSRILQQVGSMLILAVGISAILMTIDGVRQYGVSLLASAGAAGLVVGLALQPVLRNLFAGIQLAITQPIRIDDAVIVDGEWGNVEEIGGTYVVIRIWDKRRLIVPLSYFMEQPFQNWTRSDATLIGVVMLYVDYAVSIPDLRAEAERIVRASALWDKDVFALQVTDFRESVTEVRILASARNAGRAFDLRCEIREHLLAYLQHDQPGALPRRRLEVEASPDAKQADAKLADKGILQMPG; from the coding sequence ATGGACCGCTGGACTGAAACCGCGCTGATCTTTCTGGTGGCCCTGGGCCTGTCATGGCTGGGCTGGCTGGTGATCCAGCGCGTCGTGCTGCGCCTGATCTCAAGGCGCAGCGATTTCTGGGGGCCGCTTCTGGCGCGCACCCGCATGGCGGTGCAGCTAGCGCTGATCATCGTCGGCCTGTCGCTGGCCGCCCGCATCGCCCCCCTGACGGTCGATCAGACCGCGACCCTGCGCCATGTGCTGCTGCTGTCCTTCATCGCCTGCCTGACGATGGTGGCGCGGGCGGCGCTGCAAATCTGGGTGGCGCTGCACCTGCGCCGCTTCCGCATGGATGTCGAGGACAACCTGCTGGCGCGCAAGCATGTCACGCAGTCGCGCATCCTGCAGCAGGTGGGCTCGATGCTGATCCTGGCGGTGGGCATCAGCGCCATACTGATGACCATCGACGGGGTGCGGCAATACGGGGTCAGCCTCTTGGCCTCGGCCGGCGCCGCGGGCCTGGTCGTGGGTCTGGCGCTGCAGCCGGTGCTGCGGAACCTGTTTGCGGGGATCCAGCTGGCCATCACCCAGCCCATCCGCATCGACGACGCGGTGATCGTCGATGGCGAGTGGGGCAATGTCGAGGAGATCGGCGGCACCTATGTCGTCATCCGCATCTGGGACAAGCGCCGCCTGATCGTGCCGTTGAGCTATTTCATGGAACAGCCCTTCCAGAACTGGACCCGCTCGGATGCGACGCTGATCGGGGTGGTGATGCTGTATGTGGACTATGCCGTCAGCATCCCCGACCTGCGGGCCGAGGCCGAGCGGATCGTGCGCGCCTCGGCGCTGTGGGACAAGGACGTCTTCGCGCTGCAGGTCACCGATTTCCGCGAAAGCGTGACCGAGGTGCGGATCCTGGCCAGCGCGCGCAATGCGGGCCGCGCCTTCGATCTGCGCTGCGAGATCCGCGAGCATCTGCTGGCCTATCTGCAGCACGACCAGCCGGGCGCCCTGCCCCGCCGCCGGCTGGAGGTCGAGGCCTCGCCAGACGCGAAGCAGGCCGACGCAAAACTGGCCGACAAGGGCATCCTGCAGATGCCGGGCTGA
- a CDS encoding serine hydrolase domain-containing protein, producing MTRCLPTPLALLLAGLALPLSAAAQGYPHADEPIGTIEDVYDGHLTPDLAVSTFRNIDRLFPTRTIAAGDTARDLPQAPVDLEATLTYQVGEATHDLYDFLSLDNVAGMIVLKDGAVVYETYQRGNTPDTRWMSMSVAKSVTSTLVGAAIRDGHIGGLDDMVTEYVPALAGSAYDGVSIHDILLMASGVAWNETYTDPTSDRRALLRAQIEQRPGAAMEVMAALPRAHEPGTHHTYSTGETQVLAEIVTGATGQPLSDYLSQKIWQPYGMEADANWWLDSPDGTEIGGSGLSATLRDYARFGQFFLEGGMIDGQPVLPEGWTETAGQPQVLTGGAQIDYGYMWWPGWTEPSIADGAYAAIGIQGQNIYINPARGVVIATHMAQPKPLGREPVDPLLVFDAISAALDGAAPEGAPD from the coding sequence ATGACCCGATGCCTGCCCACCCCCCTGGCCCTGCTGCTGGCGGGGCTTGCCCTGCCGCTGTCCGCAGCGGCCCAGGGCTATCCCCATGCCGACGAGCCCATCGGCACGATCGAGGATGTCTATGACGGCCACCTGACCCCCGATCTGGCCGTCAGCACCTTCCGCAACATCGACCGGCTGTTCCCGACCCGCACCATCGCGGCGGGCGACACGGCCCGGGACCTGCCACAGGCCCCGGTCGATCTGGAAGCCACGCTGACCTATCAGGTGGGCGAGGCGACCCATGACCTCTACGACTTCCTGTCGCTGGACAATGTGGCGGGGATGATCGTGCTGAAGGACGGCGCGGTGGTCTATGAGACCTATCAGCGGGGCAACACGCCCGACACGCGCTGGATGTCGATGTCGGTGGCCAAGTCCGTCACCTCGACCCTGGTGGGCGCGGCGATCCGCGACGGGCATATCGGCGGCCTGGACGACATGGTGACCGAGTACGTGCCCGCGCTGGCGGGCAGCGCCTATGACGGGGTCAGCATCCACGACATCCTGCTGATGGCCTCGGGCGTGGCGTGGAACGAGACCTATACCGACCCTACCTCGGACCGCCGTGCCCTGCTGCGCGCGCAGATCGAACAGCGCCCCGGCGCCGCGATGGAGGTGATGGCCGCCCTGCCCCGCGCCCATGAGCCCGGCACCCACCACACCTATTCCACCGGAGAGACGCAGGTCCTGGCCGAGATCGTGACCGGCGCCACCGGCCAGCCGCTGTCGGACTACCTGTCGCAGAAGATCTGGCAGCCCTACGGGATGGAGGCCGATGCCAACTGGTGGCTGGATAGCCCCGACGGCACCGAGATCGGCGGCAGCGGCCTGTCGGCCACGCTGCGCGACTATGCCCGCTTCGGCCAGTTCTTCCTGGAGGGCGGGATGATCGACGGCCAGCCCGTCCTGCCCGAGGGCTGGACCGAGACGGCAGGCCAGCCGCAGGTCCTGACAGGCGGGGCCCAGATCGACTATGGCTACATGTGGTGGCCGGGCTGGACCGAGCCCTCGATCGCGGACGGCGCCTATGCGGCGATCGGCATCCAGGGACAGAACATCTACATCAACCCCGCGCGCGGCGTGGTGATCGCCACGCACATGGCCCAGCCCAAGCCGCTTGGCCGCGAGCCCGTCGATCCGCTGCTGGTCTTCGACGCGATCTCGGCCGCGCTGGACGGGGCGGCACCGGAGGGGGCACCGGACTGA
- a CDS encoding ornithine cyclodeaminase family protein yields the protein MTLDLITYAAAHGRIDWTGAIAALREGHKAGRPELGDLFLGPAQGTMLTRAAYLPGVGYGVKAVTVFDRNPAHGLPTVQGAMMFFEPDHGTLCAVIESALVTEFKTAGDSVLGAQLLARPDSTSLLIVGAGTLARGLVRAYGAGMPQIDRIQVWARRPEQAEALARQMADEGYGVTAVTDLAAAAGQADIISTATMARQPVLHGDWVRPGTHVDLIGAYKADMREADDALMREARVFVDSRATTIHHIGELTIPIAAGVLTEADVIGDLYDLVPGTCGRAASDEITVFKNGGGAHLDTMIAAHIAARIGGTLPGAVD from the coding sequence ATGACCCTCGACCTGATCACCTATGCCGCGGCCCATGGCCGGATCGACTGGACCGGCGCCATCGCGGCGCTGCGCGAAGGCCACAAGGCGGGCCGCCCCGAACTGGGCGATCTGTTCCTGGGGCCCGCGCAGGGGACGATGCTGACGCGGGCGGCCTATCTGCCGGGGGTGGGCTACGGCGTGAAGGCGGTGACGGTCTTCGACCGGAACCCAGCCCATGGCCTGCCCACCGTGCAGGGGGCGATGATGTTCTTCGAGCCCGACCACGGCACCCTCTGCGCCGTGATCGAAAGCGCGCTGGTGACCGAGTTCAAGACGGCGGGGGATTCCGTGCTGGGCGCGCAGCTGCTGGCGCGGCCCGACAGCACCAGCCTGCTGATCGTCGGCGCAGGCACGCTGGCGCGGGGGCTGGTCCGCGCCTATGGCGCCGGGATGCCGCAGATCGACCGCATCCAGGTCTGGGCCCGCCGCCCCGAGCAGGCCGAGGCGCTGGCCCGGCAGATGGCCGACGAGGGCTATGGCGTCACCGCCGTGACCGACCTGGCGGCGGCGGCGGGTCAGGCCGACATCATCTCGACCGCGACGATGGCACGGCAGCCGGTCCTGCACGGGGACTGGGTGCGGCCCGGCACCCATGTCGACCTGATCGGCGCCTACAAGGCGGACATGCGCGAGGCCGATGACGCCCTGATGCGCGAGGCCCGCGTCTTCGTGGACAGCCGCGCGACGACGATCCACCATATCGGAGAGCTGACCATCCCCATCGCCGCGGGCGTGCTGACCGAGGCCGACGTGATCGGCGATCTCTACGATCTGGTGCCGGGCACCTGCGGGCGGGCCGCGTCGGACGAGATCACCGTCTTCAAGAACGGCGGGGGCGCGCATCTGGACACGATGATCGCGGCCCATATCGCGGCGCGGATCGGCGGCACCCTGCCCGGGGCCGTGGACTGA
- the yghX gene encoding YghX family hydrolase, translating into MSPRLTAKDFSPELRELYDFYAHGVITKRQFLDRAAKFAVTGLTAVAILGMMSPNYALAEQVSFNDPDIRAEWITYPSPEGHGEVRAYLVRPTGTATAPGVVVVHENRGLNPYIQDVARRVAKAGFIALAPDGLTPLGGYPGNDEEGRALQQQVDGEKLMNDFFAAIDFLTAHADVTGKVGITGFCYGGGVANAAAVAFPDLGAAVPFYGRQADPADAPRIRAPLLLHYAEEDPRVNEGWPAYQQALDAAGTPYEAYIYEGTGHGFHNDSTPRYDAEAAELAWTRTINWFRQHLA; encoded by the coding sequence ATGAGCCCGCGCCTGACCGCCAAGGATTTCAGCCCCGAGCTGCGGGAGCTGTACGATTTCTACGCCCATGGCGTGATCACCAAGCGCCAGTTCCTGGACCGGGCGGCCAAGTTCGCGGTGACCGGGCTGACCGCCGTGGCGATCCTGGGAATGATGTCGCCGAATTACGCGCTGGCCGAGCAGGTCAGCTTCAACGATCCCGACATCCGCGCCGAATGGATCACCTATCCCTCGCCCGAGGGCCACGGAGAGGTGCGCGCCTACCTGGTCCGCCCGACCGGCACGGCCACCGCGCCGGGCGTCGTCGTGGTGCACGAGAACCGGGGCCTGAACCCCTATATCCAGGATGTCGCGCGGCGCGTGGCCAAGGCGGGCTTCATCGCGCTGGCCCCCGACGGGCTGACGCCCTTGGGCGGCTATCCCGGCAATGACGAGGAGGGCCGTGCGTTGCAGCAGCAGGTCGATGGCGAGAAGTTGATGAACGACTTCTTCGCCGCCATCGACTTCCTGACGGCGCATGCGGATGTCACCGGCAAGGTCGGCATCACGGGCTTCTGCTATGGCGGCGGCGTGGCCAATGCGGCGGCGGTGGCCTTTCCCGATCTGGGCGCGGCGGTGCCCTTCTACGGGCGGCAGGCCGATCCGGCCGACGCGCCTCGCATCCGCGCACCCCTGCTGCTGCATTACGCCGAGGAGGATCCGCGCGTGAACGAGGGCTGGCCCGCCTACCAGCAGGCGCTGGACGCGGCCGGGACCCCCTACGAGGCCTATATCTACGAAGGCACCGGCCACGGCTTTCACAACGATTCCACGCCCCGCTACGACGCCGAGGCGGCAGAGCTGGCCTGGACCCGTACCATCAACTGGTTCCGCCAGCACCTGGCCTGA
- the arsJ gene encoding organoarsenical effux MFS transporter ArsJ → MSVAANPLRAYGAVTAAYWAFMLSDGALRMLVLLHFNALGFSPVQLAYLFVFYEVAGIVTNLAAGWLAARFGLAATLYAGLGLQIVALAALAQLDPAWGVGASVVFVMAVQGLSGVAKDLSKMSSKSAVKVLAPAEDGGLFRWVAALTGSKNAVKGLGFFLGAAALGLAGFQAAIWTMAAVLAAILLAVALFLPPGLPGRMKSSEGWSGWRSRDARVNRLSLARMFLFAARDVWFVVGIPIYFQAVLSDGTPEGRREAFFLVGSFMALWIILYGAVQAAAPRLLGGRQQPEAAITAKAVRWAAYLVPIPLALAAAAWIVPQPTPGLTVTLIGGLLLFGFVFAINSSVHSYLILAFGAAERITRDVGFYYMANATGRLMGTLLSGLSYQLGGLPLCLATAGVLAAASWWAARRLLAP, encoded by the coding sequence ATGAGCGTCGCCGCGAACCCGCTGCGCGCCTACGGGGCGGTGACGGCGGCCTATTGGGCCTTCATGCTGTCGGACGGCGCATTGCGGATGCTGGTGCTGCTGCATTTCAACGCGCTCGGCTTCTCGCCGGTGCAGCTGGCCTATCTGTTCGTCTTCTACGAGGTCGCGGGCATCGTCACCAACCTAGCGGCGGGCTGGCTGGCCGCGCGCTTCGGGCTAGCCGCGACGCTCTATGCCGGGCTGGGGCTGCAGATCGTGGCGCTGGCGGCGCTGGCGCAGCTGGACCCGGCCTGGGGCGTGGGCGCCTCGGTCGTCTTCGTGATGGCGGTGCAGGGGCTGTCGGGCGTGGCCAAGGACCTGTCCAAGATGTCGTCCAAATCCGCCGTGAAGGTGCTGGCGCCCGCCGAGGACGGGGGTCTTTTCCGATGGGTCGCGGCGCTGACCGGATCGAAGAACGCCGTCAAGGGCCTGGGCTTCTTTCTGGGCGCCGCCGCCTTGGGGCTGGCCGGGTTCCAGGCGGCGATCTGGACCATGGCGGCCGTGCTGGCCGCGATCCTGCTGGCGGTGGCGCTGTTCCTGCCGCCGGGCCTGCCGGGCCGGATGAAGTCGTCCGAGGGCTGGTCGGGCTGGCGGTCGCGCGATGCCCGCGTCAACCGGCTCAGCCTGGCGCGGATGTTCCTGTTCGCGGCCCGCGACGTGTGGTTCGTGGTGGGCATCCCGATCTATTTCCAGGCGGTCCTGTCGGACGGCACGCCCGAGGGGCGGCGCGAGGCCTTCTTCCTGGTCGGCAGCTTCATGGCGCTGTGGATCATCCTTTACGGCGCGGTCCAGGCCGCGGCCCCCCGCCTGCTGGGCGGACGCCAGCAGCCCGAGGCGGCGATCACCGCCAAGGCCGTCAGGTGGGCGGCCTATCTGGTGCCGATCCCGCTGGCGCTGGCCGCCGCCGCATGGATCGTGCCGCAGCCGACGCCGGGGCTGACGGTGACGCTGATCGGGGGGCTGCTTCTGTTCGGCTTCGTCTTCGCGATCAACTCTTCGGTCCATTCCTACCTGATCCTGGCCTTCGGCGCGGCCGAACGGATCACCCGCGACGTGGGCTTCTACTACATGGCCAATGCGACGGGGCGGCTGATGGGGACGCTACTGTCGGGGCTCAGCTATCAGCTGGGCGGGCTGCCCTTGTGCCTGGCGACCGCCGGGGTGCTGGCGGCGGCCAGCTGGTGGGCGGCGCGGCGGCTGCTGGCGCCCTGA
- a CDS encoding ArsJ-associated glyceraldehyde-3-phosphate dehydrogenase translates to MTRIAVNGLGRIGKLALRTLIDQGAGGDIVLLNDPEGDADQHALLMEFDSVHGRWTTPVAAAGDHLVLDGQSIRLTHARTIEALPLREMGVDLVIDCTGVFKTAARIAPYFDAGVAKVVVSAPVKDGDALNLVYGVNHDLYDGSQRIVTAASCTTNCLAPVVKVIHEALGIRHGSITTIHDVTNTQTIVDRPAKDMRRARSALMNLIPTTTGSATAITLIYPELAGRLNGHAVRVPLLNASLTDCVFEVERPTTVDEVNALFQAAAEGPLQGILGYETRPLVSTDYVNDPRSAIVDAGSTMVVNGTQVKIYAWYDNEWGYACRLADVTRLVAGSLA, encoded by the coding sequence ATGACCCGCATTGCAGTGAACGGCCTTGGCCGCATCGGAAAGCTGGCCCTGCGCACCCTCATCGACCAGGGTGCCGGAGGCGACATCGTGCTGCTGAACGACCCCGAGGGCGACGCCGACCAGCACGCCCTGCTGATGGAATTCGACAGCGTCCACGGGCGCTGGACCACGCCTGTCGCGGCTGCGGGCGACCATCTGGTGCTGGACGGCCAGTCCATCCGCCTGACCCATGCGCGCACGATCGAGGCCCTGCCTCTGCGCGAGATGGGCGTCGATCTGGTCATCGACTGCACCGGCGTCTTCAAGACCGCCGCCCGGATCGCGCCCTATTTCGACGCGGGCGTGGCCAAGGTCGTGGTCAGCGCGCCCGTCAAGGACGGCGACGCGCTGAACCTGGTCTATGGGGTGAACCACGATCTCTATGACGGCAGCCAGCGGATCGTCACTGCGGCCAGCTGCACGACGAACTGCCTGGCGCCGGTCGTCAAGGTCATCCACGAGGCGCTTGGCATCCGCCACGGATCGATCACGACGATCCATGACGTCACGAACACCCAGACCATCGTGGACCGCCCCGCCAAGGACATGCGCCGCGCGCGGTCCGCGCTGATGAACCTGATCCCCACCACCACCGGCAGCGCGACGGCGATCACGCTGATCTATCCCGAACTGGCGGGCCGTCTGAACGGCCATGCGGTGCGGGTGCCGCTGCTGAATGCCTCGCTGACCGATTGCGTCTTCGAGGTCGAGCGCCCGACCACCGTGGACGAGGTGAACGCCCTCTTCCAGGCCGCCGCCGAGGGCCCGCTGCAGGGGATCCTGGGCTACGAGACGCGGCCCCTCGTCTCGACCGATTACGTCAACGATCCGCGCAGCGCGATCGTGGATGCGGGCTCGACGATGGTGGTGAACGGCACGCAGGTCAAGATCTATGCCTGGTACGACAACGAATGGGGCTATGCCTGCCGCCTGGCGGATGTGACGCGCCTGGTGGCGGGGTCGCTTGCATGA
- a CDS encoding metalloregulator ArsR/SmtB family transcription factor — MEQTHAAHAFATLGHPGRLAVFRLLMRFAPRGVRPTEIAQALGLKANTLSHHLSDLTDCGLVAMRREGRSLFYSVDLAVAEALLGYLALDLGRARPDLLSPLPTSRETTMRDTGYHVLFICSGNSARSIFAEALLRDLGGDKFVAHSAGTRPGSQLNPFALDVLARNGHDVGAMRSKHLSEFQEDGAPVMDFVFTVCDTAAAEECPPWPGQPITGHWGLPDPVKAEGTDAEKALAFARTYGGLRRRIEAFAALPVASLDRLTLQTRVDRIDADALTKD; from the coding sequence ATGGAACAGACACATGCCGCCCATGCCTTCGCCACGCTCGGCCATCCCGGCCGCCTTGCGGTCTTCCGGCTGCTGATGCGCTTTGCGCCGCGCGGCGTGCGCCCGACCGAGATCGCGCAGGCCCTGGGCCTGAAGGCCAACACCCTGTCCCATCACCTCTCCGACCTGACCGATTGCGGCCTCGTCGCCATGCGCCGCGAGGGCCGGTCGCTGTTCTATTCGGTCGACCTTGCGGTGGCCGAGGCGCTGCTGGGCTATCTGGCGCTGGATCTGGGCCGCGCCCGGCCCGATCTTCTGTCCCCCCTTCCGACATCCAGGGAAACGACCATGCGTGACACCGGCTATCATGTGCTGTTCATCTGTTCGGGCAACTCCGCCCGCTCGATCTTTGCCGAGGCGCTGCTGCGCGACCTGGGCGGGGACAAGTTCGTCGCCCATTCCGCCGGCACCCGCCCGGGCAGCCAGCTGAACCCCTTCGCGCTGGACGTGCTGGCCCGCAACGGCCACGACGTCGGCGCGATGCGGTCCAAGCACCTGTCCGAGTTCCAGGAGGACGGCGCCCCGGTGATGGATTTCGTCTTCACCGTCTGCGACACGGCGGCGGCCGAGGAATGCCCGCCCTGGCCCGGCCAGCCGATCACCGGCCATTGGGGCCTGCCCGATCCGGTCAAGGCCGAGGGGACGGATGCCGAGAAGGCGCTGGCCTTCGCGCGCACCTATGGCGGCCTGCGCCGCCGGATCGAGGCCTTCGCCGCCCTCCCCGTGGCCAGCTTGGACCGGCTGACGCTGCAGACCCGCGTCGACCGCATCGACGCCGACGCCCTGACGAAGGACTGA
- a CDS encoding response regulator — protein sequence MNDDDLPAGRFVLVVEDEPLIALDIQMMLEEHGYGVHGPAGSVEAALALLDRAQPDLAVLDLNLHGKLVLPVAERLRDLGVPFILASAYASADFTGRHGIFADVQRVDKPIHQRHLLEALCRAATEAPGPAPQA from the coding sequence ATGAACGACGACGATCTTCCGGCAGGCCGTTTCGTCCTGGTGGTCGAGGACGAGCCGCTGATCGCCCTGGACATCCAGATGATGCTGGAGGAACACGGCTATGGCGTCCACGGCCCCGCCGGATCGGTCGAGGCCGCGCTGGCCCTGCTGGACCGCGCGCAGCCCGATCTGGCGGTGCTGGACCTGAACCTGCATGGCAAGCTGGTCCTGCCGGTGGCCGAGCGTCTGCGGGATCTGGGCGTGCCCTTCATCCTGGCCTCGGCCTATGCCTCGGCGGATTTCACCGGGCGCCACGGGATCTTTGCCGACGTGCAGCGGGTCGACAAGCCCATCCACCAACGCCACCTGCTGGAGGCCCTGTGCCGCGCCGCGACCGAGGCGCCGGGACCCGCGCCGCAGGCCTGA
- a CDS encoding HWE histidine kinase domain-containing protein codes for MDLDELYRLLRSSHVRATGIVDTLRDPLLVLGPDMTVISANPAFYRAFEASADETVGQSFTALGDGQWDIDELNQLLREVVPKSASIYDYEVTADFPHVGSKTMLITAQRVEHPDRHHRILLVSIVDATLRRRKEAEKDILIGEFDHRIKNLMSVTRALARQTSVKDRSAVEYRDDLISRLDALGRSLQIAAHRDTTSLTELTEQMIEPYRDGASRIEVVPGPQVPLLPTQAMSLGMVLHELATNALKYGALSGDGGQVSIGWTPEDDPDGMPMVRLHWNESGGPETAPPDSQGFGTKLIEVSMEHELGGQARLDFRPEGLRAELTFPQHG; via the coding sequence TTGGATCTGGATGAACTCTATCGGTTGCTGCGCAGCTCGCATGTGCGCGCGACGGGCATTGTAGACACCCTGCGCGACCCCCTGCTGGTGCTGGGGCCGGATATGACCGTGATCAGCGCGAACCCCGCCTTCTACCGCGCCTTCGAGGCCAGCGCCGACGAAACCGTGGGTCAGTCCTTCACCGCGCTCGGCGACGGGCAGTGGGATATCGACGAGCTGAACCAGCTGCTGCGCGAGGTCGTGCCCAAGAGCGCCTCGATCTACGACTACGAGGTCACGGCGGATTTCCCGCATGTGGGTAGCAAGACGATGCTGATCACCGCGCAGCGGGTCGAGCATCCCGACCGCCACCACCGCATCCTGCTGGTCTCGATCGTCGACGCAACGCTGCGTCGCCGCAAGGAGGCGGAAAAGGACATCCTGATCGGCGAATTCGACCACCGCATCAAGAACCTGATGTCGGTGACCCGTGCGCTGGCCCGGCAGACCTCGGTCAAGGACCGCTCGGCGGTCGAGTATCGCGACGACCTGATCTCTCGCCTGGATGCCTTGGGCCGGTCGCTACAGATCGCGGCCCATCGCGACACGACCAGCCTGACCGAGCTGACCGAACAGATGATCGAACCCTATCGCGACGGTGCCAGCCGGATCGAGGTCGTGCCGGGCCCGCAGGTGCCGCTGCTGCCGACACAGGCCATGTCCCTGGGGATGGTCCTGCACGAGTTGGCGACCAATGCGCTGAAATACGGCGCGCTGTCGGGCGACGGGGGGCAGGTCAGCATCGGATGGACGCCCGAGGACGATCCCGACGGGATGCCGATGGTGCGGCTGCACTGGAACGAGAGCGGCGGCCCCGAGACCGCGCCGCCCGACAGCCAGGGCTTCGGCACGAAGCTGATCGAGGTGTCGATGGAACACGAGCTGGGCGGGCAGGCCCGGCTGGACTTCCGGCCCGAGGGCCTGCGGGCCGAACTGACCTTTCCGCAGCACGGATGA
- a CDS encoding WGR domain-containing protein, protein MGQLEVFPDRAYLRRKDPSRNMHRFYLMAVQRDLFGRASLIREWGRIGSPGKLCVEHHPDEGRAVDALSALMAAKRKRGYAS, encoded by the coding sequence ATGGGCCAACTCGAAGTATTTCCTGATCGCGCTTACCTGCGTCGGAAAGACCCCTCACGCAATATGCATCGTTTTTATCTTATGGCTGTGCAGCGTGATCTTTTTGGGCGCGCCAGCCTCATCCGGGAGTGGGGTCGGATTGGCAGCCCCGGAAAGCTGTGTGTCGAACACCATCCGGACGAAGGGCGCGCAGTGGATGCCCTATCGGCATTGATGGCCGCGAAACGCAAGCGGGGCTACGCGTCATGA